Proteins encoded within one genomic window of Oncorhynchus tshawytscha isolate Ot180627B linkage group LG02, Otsh_v2.0, whole genome shotgun sequence:
- the LOC112262067 gene encoding probable aminopeptidase NPEPL1, translated as MGKLQPGVSVKLAIYPTLQLFLVKEIKAVGTELGVTPVIIRGEELKQKGFGEIYGVGKAVVNPPALAVLSHKPDGATQTIAWVGKGIVYDTGGLRIKGKV; from the exons ATGGGGAAATTGCAGCCAGGTGTCAGCGTAAAG ctggctatctatccaacactgcaactcttcctagtcaag GAGATTAAGGCAGTGGGGACAGAACTGGGCGTTACTCCTGTCATAATTCGTGGAGAGGAACTGAAACAGAAAGGATTTGGAG AGATCTATGGAGTGGGCAAGGCAGTGGTGAACCCTCCTGCCCTGGCAGTCCTGAGTCACAAACCAGATGGTGCCACCCAGACTATTGCATGGGTGGGCAAGGGCATCGTGTATGACACTGGAGGTCTCCGCATCAAGGGAAAGGTATAA
- the LOC112262783 gene encoding probable aminopeptidase NPEPL1, producing the protein MERTVEINNTDAEGRLVLSDGVVYASKDLSADIILDMATLTGAQKDRKNATSSCAGLFIGSHVGFDWPGVWVHVDIASPVHAGERTTDFGVTLLMALFSQASDDPMLNLVSPLGAATMNAASRDPMEHDCKWRRLV; encoded by the exons ATGGAG AGGACAGTGGAGATCAACAACACTGATGCTGAAGGTAGGCTAGTGCTCTCTGATGGTGTGGTGTATGCCAGCAAGGACCTCTCTGCTGACATCATCCTGGATATGGCCACTCTGACAGGGGCACAG AAGGACAGGAAGAACGCCACGAGCTCCTGTGCCGGCCTCTTTATCGGCTCTCACGTGGGTTTTGACTGGCCTGGGGTCTGGGTCCATGTGGACATAGCCTCCCCTGTCCATGCT GGGGAGCGCACAACCGACTTTGGCGTGACTCTGCTCATGGCTCTGTTCAGCCAGGCCTCAGACGACCCCATGCTCAACCTTGTGTCTCCTCTGGGGGCCGCTACCATGAATGCCGCATCCAGGGACCCGATGGAGCACGACTGCAAGTGGAGGAGACTGGTGTAA